In Deinococcus proteolyticus MRP, a single genomic region encodes these proteins:
- the glp gene encoding gephyrin-like molybdotransferase Glp — translation MTPTDPASLPGKFAQFVMLEEAQAAVRSALPQPGSEWVAPAQAFGRRLAQPLRAGVAHPSATESALDGIAARAADTLGAAAQAPVTLRVVGESRAGQPFAGEVKAGECVRIYTGAPLPPGADAICPVEQLEFMAGEAEVRLLTPARVEDVRHLGDDFAPGDELLPAGVRLTPARVALAVAGGHAQLPVLRRPRVALLSTGDEVKAPGTPLEPGEVYDSNRYGLHGLLLECGAEVLDLGHAPDDVDELAARLDTVGGADLLLTSGGVSMGRYDFMRDLLLERGEVTFWKIRLRPGGPTLLGRWNGLSVLGLPGNPVSSLVVFELLVRPALTGQQLRGTRLRAGAPFASAGQKTAFWRGEVRGGEVVPYPKQSSGVLRSLSDARVLVRVDPGQAPVAGDEVEVLWLD, via the coding sequence ATGACCCCTACTGACCCCGCCTCGCTCCCCGGCAAGTTCGCACAGTTTGTCATGCTGGAAGAGGCCCAGGCCGCTGTGCGCTCGGCGTTGCCCCAGCCCGGCAGCGAGTGGGTGGCCCCAGCACAGGCCTTCGGCCGCCGGCTGGCCCAGCCGCTGCGTGCCGGCGTGGCCCACCCCAGTGCCACCGAAAGTGCCCTGGACGGTATCGCAGCCCGCGCTGCCGACACGCTGGGCGCTGCAGCACAGGCGCCAGTCACGCTGCGGGTGGTGGGGGAGAGCCGGGCCGGGCAACCGTTCGCCGGCGAGGTGAAGGCAGGCGAGTGCGTGCGGATTTACACCGGCGCCCCGCTGCCGCCCGGCGCGGACGCCATCTGCCCGGTGGAGCAGCTGGAGTTCATGGCGGGTGAGGCCGAGGTGCGGCTGCTGACCCCGGCCAGGGTAGAGGACGTGCGCCACCTGGGCGACGATTTCGCACCCGGCGACGAGCTGCTGCCCGCGGGCGTGCGCCTCACCCCGGCGCGGGTGGCGCTGGCGGTGGCGGGTGGGCACGCCCAGCTGCCGGTGCTGCGTCGCCCCCGCGTGGCCCTGCTGAGCACCGGAGACGAGGTGAAGGCCCCCGGCACGCCGCTGGAGCCGGGCGAGGTCTACGACTCCAACCGCTACGGCCTGCACGGACTGCTGCTGGAATGCGGCGCCGAGGTGCTGGACCTGGGCCACGCCCCCGACGACGTGGACGAGTTGGCGGCCCGGCTGGACACGGTGGGCGGCGCCGACCTGCTGCTGACCAGCGGCGGCGTGAGCATGGGCCGCTACGACTTTATGCGCGACCTGCTGCTGGAACGCGGCGAGGTGACGTTCTGGAAAATCCGCCTGCGGCCCGGTGGGCCTACGCTGCTGGGGCGCTGGAACGGCCTGAGCGTGCTGGGGTTGCCGGGCAATCCGGTGAGCAGCCTGGTGGTGTTCGAGCTGCTGGTGCGCCCGGCCCTGACCGGCCAGCAGCTGCGGGGCACCCGGCTGCGGGCAGGAGCACCCTTTGCCAGTGCCGGGCAGAAAACGGCGTTCTGGCGCGGTGAGGTGCGCGGGGGCGAGGTGGTGCCGTACCCCAAGCAGAGCAGCGGTGTGCTGCGCTCGCTGAGCGACGCCCGGGTGCTGGTGCGGGTGGACCCCGGTCAGGCGCCTGTGGCCGGCGACGAGGTGGAGGTGCTGTGGTTGGACTGA
- a CDS encoding bifunctional 3-deoxy-7-phosphoheptulonate synthase/chorismate mutase: MTDLTHGNGALGPSGNSSGETLEELREQVDQLNNQLVELLSRRGELVAQIGRIKSSEGGTKFYDPKREEDQLRLVRQANKGPFTDAAVSAIFKEIFKASLDLEETREQRKLLVSRKKHPEDTVLTIGDVSIGGQEPPVLIAGPCAVESEKQMDSAAQLVAELGGKILRGGAYKPRTSPYGFQGMGVDGLKLGRQVADRYGLQFMTEVMDTRDVEVVSEYADILQIGARNMHNFSLLREVGAVRKPALLKRGLSATMEEWLYAAEYILSGGNEDVIMCERGIRTFEKWTRNTLDLSAVALVKQESHLPVVVDVTHAAGRRDLLLPLAKAALAVGADGIHVEVHPQPATAMSDNEQQLDFAEFREFVAGLNI, translated from the coding sequence ATGACAGACCTCACTCACGGCAACGGTGCACTCGGCCCTTCCGGCAACTCCTCCGGGGAAACCCTGGAAGAACTGCGCGAGCAGGTGGACCAGCTCAACAATCAGCTGGTGGAGCTGCTGTCACGGCGCGGCGAGCTGGTCGCCCAGATTGGGCGTATCAAGTCCAGCGAGGGCGGCACCAAGTTCTACGATCCCAAGCGCGAGGAAGACCAGCTGCGGCTGGTGCGCCAGGCCAACAAAGGGCCTTTTACCGACGCCGCAGTAAGCGCCATCTTCAAGGAGATTTTCAAGGCCAGCCTGGACCTGGAAGAGACCCGCGAGCAGCGCAAGCTGCTGGTGAGCCGCAAAAAGCACCCCGAGGACACCGTGCTGACCATCGGGGACGTGAGTATCGGCGGGCAGGAGCCGCCCGTCTTGATCGCCGGGCCCTGCGCAGTGGAGTCCGAAAAGCAGATGGACAGTGCCGCTCAGCTGGTGGCCGAGCTGGGCGGCAAGATTCTGCGCGGCGGCGCCTACAAACCCCGCACCAGCCCCTACGGCTTTCAGGGGATGGGCGTGGACGGCCTGAAGCTGGGCCGGCAGGTGGCGGACCGCTACGGCCTGCAGTTCATGACCGAGGTGATGGACACCCGCGACGTGGAAGTGGTGAGCGAATACGCCGACATTCTGCAAATCGGGGCGCGCAACATGCACAACTTCAGCCTGCTGCGCGAGGTGGGGGCGGTGCGCAAGCCGGCACTTCTCAAGCGGGGGCTGAGCGCCACCATGGAGGAATGGCTGTACGCCGCCGAGTACATTCTCTCGGGCGGCAACGAGGACGTGATCATGTGTGAGCGCGGCATCCGCACCTTTGAAAAGTGGACCCGCAACACCCTGGACCTGAGCGCCGTGGCGCTGGTCAAGCAAGAAAGCCACCTGCCAGTGGTGGTGGACGTGACCCACGCGGCCGGCCGCCGTGACCTGCTGCTGCCACTGGCCAAAGCCGCGCTGGCCGTGGGCGCCGACGGCATCCATGTGGAGGTTCACCCCCAGCCGGCCACCGCCATGAGCGACAACGAGCAGCAGCTGGACTTCGCAGAGTTCCGGGAATTCGTGGCAGGGCTGAACATCTGA
- a CDS encoding 2'-5' RNA ligase family protein, translating to MPASDPSPLSLPAGPSCPNPADSGVTDGSYSLVAWPPPRLDGWLRRLQEQLGVSGFGVPHINLRAPFRTELSRRELIERFRDVLDGASSFEVTVKGFKRYKSVIFLECETSARMLYLHLMALSVGPSTRSPYDGESYAPHLTLALGVLPWAEEDLWERVEAMELPLTRFQVSALSLTIEEKGEFVELHTYPLTDPEAPDAGEISSPTEPAG from the coding sequence ATGCCCGCTTCCGACCCTTCTCCCCTTTCCCTGCCGGCCGGGCCCAGCTGCCCGAATCCGGCCGATTCGGGCGTGACCGACGGCTCTTACAGCCTGGTGGCCTGGCCCCCGCCCCGGTTGGACGGCTGGCTGCGCCGGCTGCAGGAGCAGCTGGGGGTCAGCGGCTTCGGCGTGCCGCACATCAACCTGCGCGCCCCGTTCCGCACCGAGCTGAGCCGCCGTGAGCTGATTGAACGGTTCCGTGACGTGCTGGACGGTGCCAGTTCCTTTGAAGTCACGGTCAAGGGCTTCAAGCGCTACAAAAGCGTCATCTTTCTGGAATGCGAGACCAGCGCCCGGATGCTGTACCTGCACCTGATGGCCCTCAGCGTGGGCCCCTCCACCCGCAGCCCCTACGACGGCGAATCCTACGCGCCGCACCTCACCCTGGCGCTGGGCGTGCTGCCCTGGGCGGAGGAGGACCTGTGGGAGCGGGTAGAGGCGATGGAGCTGCCGCTGACCCGCTTTCAGGTGTCGGCTCTCAGCCTGACCATTGAGGAAAAGGGCGAATTCGTAGAGCTGCATACCTACCCGCTGACCGACCCGGAAGCGCCGGACGCGGGCGAGATCAGTTCACCGACCGAGCCGGCAGGCTGA
- a CDS encoding helix-turn-helix transcriptional regulator: MKLPGTSQLQHGSPDQRSSQGERTSDRLLQLLKQHGSLCAAQLSEALGMTEQGVRRHLTRLAGAGLIEGYSGKPQGRGRAQQLYRLTEQGEARFPKSYPTLCMDLLHHLRAEYGPDAVGRVMNSRAQTLAAEVQAEWGPDLPLAQRLEQLTRKFQEANYGSVLEQSGDCYYLTHHNCPHLAVACEFTELCLAERDMIADLLETEVRCEARASTGASQCRYRISKSESAAVPTASSDVPH, translated from the coding sequence TTGAAGTTGCCTGGGACCAGCCAACTTCAGCACGGCAGCCCGGACCAGCGCAGCAGCCAGGGCGAGCGCACCAGCGACCGGCTGCTGCAGCTGCTCAAGCAGCATGGGAGCCTCTGCGCCGCGCAGCTCAGCGAAGCGCTGGGCATGACCGAACAGGGCGTGCGCCGGCATCTGACCCGCCTGGCCGGAGCCGGCTTGATTGAGGGATACAGCGGCAAACCTCAGGGCCGGGGCCGGGCACAGCAGCTGTACCGGCTGACCGAACAGGGTGAAGCGCGCTTTCCCAAGAGCTATCCCACCCTGTGCATGGACTTGCTGCATCACCTGCGCGCCGAATACGGCCCGGACGCCGTGGGGCGAGTGATGAACTCGCGGGCACAGACCCTGGCCGCCGAAGTGCAGGCCGAGTGGGGGCCAGACCTGCCTCTGGCACAGCGGCTGGAACAGCTGACCCGCAAATTTCAGGAGGCCAACTACGGCTCGGTGCTGGAGCAGAGCGGCGACTGCTACTACCTGACGCACCACAACTGCCCGCACCTGGCCGTGGCGTGCGAATTTACCGAACTCTGCTTGGCCGAACGAGATATGATTGCGGACCTGCTGGAAACCGAGGTCCGCTGTGAAGCCCGCGCCTCGACAGGCGCCTCCCAGTGCCGCTACCGCATCAGCAAAAGCGAAAGTGCCGCAGTGCCCACCGCGTCCAGCGACGTGCCACACTGA
- a CDS encoding Mrp/NBP35 family ATP-binding protein gives MHQAVMAALSTVNDPELHQDLVSLGMIERVVVEGNVAAVRVQLTTPACPLKGTIENDVRRAVLQVPGIDTVEVSFSAQVRAPQQPPLPGVKHVILVGSGKGGVGKSNVAVNVAAALAQDGARVGLLDADVYGPSVAHMLGQSETRITANEQRQMMPIEAHGLRFISMANLTRAGQALVWRGPMLHSAVQQFLKDAAWGSLDYLIIDLPPGTGDVQLSITQSVKVTGALIVTTPQDVALIDATRAVDMFRKASVPVLGVVENMSYFVAPDTGHTYDLFGRGGARKLGGLSVLGEVPLDPEVRQDADSGVPAVLAHPQSAAAGALREVARALAGQISVETLSDFSADNLEPLPVL, from the coding sequence ATGCATCAAGCCGTCATGGCCGCCCTGTCGACCGTCAACGACCCCGAGCTGCACCAGGACCTGGTCAGCCTGGGCATGATTGAACGCGTGGTGGTCGAAGGGAACGTGGCTGCTGTCCGTGTGCAGCTGACCACCCCGGCCTGCCCCCTCAAAGGCACCATCGAAAACGATGTGCGCCGCGCCGTGCTGCAGGTGCCCGGTATCGACACGGTCGAGGTCAGTTTCAGCGCTCAGGTGCGTGCGCCGCAGCAGCCTCCGCTGCCCGGCGTCAAGCACGTGATTCTGGTAGGCAGCGGCAAGGGCGGCGTGGGCAAGAGCAACGTGGCCGTAAACGTAGCGGCGGCGCTCGCACAGGACGGCGCCCGCGTGGGCCTGCTCGACGCCGACGTGTACGGCCCCAGCGTGGCGCACATGCTGGGCCAGAGCGAGACGCGCATCACCGCCAACGAGCAGCGGCAGATGATGCCTATCGAGGCACATGGCCTGCGCTTTATCTCGATGGCCAACCTCACGCGGGCCGGACAGGCGCTGGTCTGGCGCGGCCCGATGCTGCACTCGGCGGTGCAGCAGTTTCTCAAGGATGCGGCCTGGGGCAGTCTGGACTATCTGATTATCGACCTGCCGCCGGGCACCGGCGACGTGCAGCTGTCCATCACCCAGTCGGTCAAGGTGACCGGCGCCCTGATCGTGACCACCCCGCAGGACGTGGCCCTGATTGATGCCACCCGCGCAGTGGACATGTTCCGCAAGGCCAGCGTGCCGGTGCTGGGCGTGGTGGAGAACATGAGCTACTTCGTGGCCCCCGACACCGGGCATACCTACGACCTGTTCGGACGCGGCGGCGCCCGCAAGCTGGGCGGCCTCAGCGTGCTGGGCGAAGTGCCGCTTGACCCCGAGGTGCGCCAGGACGCCGACAGCGGCGTGCCGGCCGTTCTCGCCCATCCGCAGTCGGCGGCGGCCGGGGCGCTGCGTGAGGTGGCCCGCGCTCTGGCGGGACAGATCAGTGTAGAGACCCTGAGCGACTTTTCGGCGGACAACCTTGAGCCGCTGCCGGTGCTTTGA
- a CDS encoding redoxin domain-containing protein produces MIASPQALLNQTAPDFTLNAVQPGGLWQPVTLSSYAAAGRWAVLVFYPLDFSPGCTAQVPDYSRHAADFDAAGADVLCISRDSVYTHRAWSRELGLQVPLLADMNLAVAAQYGVALPDQGCARRAIFVVGPDGRVRWLHLEEDPTEVTLSAREVLAQLP; encoded by the coding sequence GTGATTGCCTCCCCCCAGGCGCTACTGAATCAAACTGCCCCCGACTTTACCCTCAACGCCGTGCAGCCCGGCGGTCTGTGGCAGCCCGTCACCCTGAGCAGCTACGCAGCAGCAGGCCGCTGGGCCGTGCTGGTGTTTTATCCGCTCGACTTCAGCCCCGGCTGCACCGCTCAGGTGCCCGACTACAGCCGCCACGCCGCCGATTTCGACGCGGCCGGCGCCGACGTGCTGTGTATCAGCCGCGACTCGGTGTACACCCACCGGGCCTGGTCGCGTGAACTGGGACTGCAGGTGCCGCTGCTGGCCGACATGAACCTGGCCGTAGCGGCTCAGTACGGGGTCGCCCTGCCCGACCAGGGCTGCGCCCGGCGTGCCATATTTGTGGTGGGCCCGGACGGCCGGGTCCGCTGGCTGCATCTGGAGGAAGACCCCACCGAAGTGACCCTGAGCGCCCGCGAGGTGCTGGCGCAGCTGCCCTAA
- the chrA gene encoding chromate efflux transporter, whose protein sequence is MLELLTVFLRLGLTSFGGPAAHLGYFQTEFVERRRWLSAAQFADLVALAQFLPGPSSSQVNLSIGYLRAGLPGALLAWAGFTLPSVLALAAFAAWVGELPDLNAGWLAGLKVAAVAVVAHAAAGMWRSLVGGPVQAALALGTAALLLAWPVWFGGGGLSAGVQVVALLLCAGVGWAALPAPAAPAQPLQLGPAPRVGAALLLLAALLLLVLPLLRPLGPVWELLDQTYRAGALVFGGGHVVLPLLEGGLVPDWVDHERFVAGYGAANAVPGPLFTFASYLGAVQHRLPTLTGVAAATLGIFLPGALLMLGALPFWSRLAAQTWARRALLGLNAGVVGLLLAALYDPVFTSGVAGPLHLALALLAYGALRAWNAPAWAVVLACAGAGWALF, encoded by the coding sequence ATGCTGGAGCTGCTGACCGTGTTTCTGCGCCTGGGCCTGACCAGTTTCGGGGGGCCGGCCGCGCACCTGGGCTATTTCCAGACCGAGTTCGTGGAGCGTCGCCGCTGGCTGAGCGCCGCGCAGTTCGCGGACCTGGTCGCGCTGGCGCAGTTCCTGCCGGGACCGTCCAGCTCGCAGGTGAACCTCAGCATCGGGTATCTGCGGGCGGGGCTGCCCGGTGCGCTGCTGGCCTGGGCCGGCTTTACGCTGCCCAGTGTGCTGGCGCTGGCTGCATTTGCCGCCTGGGTGGGCGAGCTGCCTGACCTGAATGCCGGCTGGCTGGCCGGGCTGAAGGTGGCGGCAGTGGCGGTGGTGGCCCACGCTGCAGCGGGCATGTGGCGCAGTCTGGTGGGCGGGCCGGTGCAGGCTGCCCTGGCGCTGGGGACCGCTGCGCTGCTGCTGGCCTGGCCGGTGTGGTTCGGTGGGGGCGGGCTGAGCGCCGGCGTGCAGGTCGTGGCGCTGCTGCTGTGTGCGGGAGTGGGCTGGGCCGCACTTCCGGCGCCGGCTGCCCCCGCACAGCCGCTGCAGCTGGGGCCAGCGCCACGGGTGGGAGCCGCCCTGTTGCTGCTGGCGGCCCTGCTGCTGCTGGTGCTGCCGCTGCTGCGGCCCCTGGGGCCAGTCTGGGAGCTGCTGGACCAGACCTACCGCGCCGGGGCGCTGGTGTTCGGCGGCGGGCACGTGGTGCTGCCGCTGCTGGAAGGCGGCCTGGTGCCGGATTGGGTAGACCACGAACGCTTCGTGGCCGGCTACGGCGCCGCCAACGCGGTGCCGGGGCCGCTGTTCACCTTCGCCAGTTATCTGGGAGCCGTGCAGCACCGGCTGCCCACCTTGACTGGGGTGGCCGCCGCCACCCTGGGCATCTTCCTACCGGGCGCACTGCTGATGCTGGGCGCGCTGCCCTTCTGGAGCCGGCTGGCTGCCCAGACCTGGGCCCGCCGGGCGCTGCTGGGGCTGAATGCCGGGGTCGTGGGTCTGCTGCTGGCCGCGCTGTACGACCCGGTGTTCACCTCGGGGGTGGCGGGGCCGCTGCACCTCGCGCTGGCGCTGCTGGCCTACGGGGCGCTCCGTGCATGGAACGCCCCCGCCTGGGCCGTGGTGCTGGCCTGTGCGGGGGCGGGGTGGGCGCTGTTTTAG
- a CDS encoding HRDC domain-containing protein encodes MTNFDSDTAAQRDASAELRPDARLIALHSERGDAHSRLESALAALEGAAWGMTLAGEAALARQLRALLGAGVLRTDPRLPLRRDLLAEAGLAAAGLDGDWRGAVAVWLLEPGEEDLRRAERAGVPVIVDATLAPGAHWLAAGAQHVTYHHGAALTGFADGELALLFGAGERPAPAAPAAADLTAALALRDVATLPLRLARAAQTAASLERQLSGRALPLGPTALLLPPEAAAATAAPLGGVQPAARPVQGGVILTPGLADVRQVRALLSGQDGQAEGGRAEEDGSWGERTEHRRGRQDHRSGQASGQTSSQQTGHTADLAQAAADARPDQRQQRGRPDGEREQPQAPAERQERPPRQEQGSRRFQRTERFQGTERSQGERGQGQPAREQRTPGGRHSGLERFVFEAPAAGHAASAPAPAEAHPNRRGTEEQGIAEQGTGEQGTSEGAGRQKEANTQDIQARDTGRNETQQRGRPPQAEQLEAEQPSPQPAALQPEAPQPEVLQPDLPLPSAAQPGSGKPDPAADLTEEQSAVFARLRDWRNAEASRQEISRFIVASNATLAEIARRVPYTVEDLQSIKGMGPARLSKYGEAIVQVVRGTRN; translated from the coding sequence ATGACCAATTTCGATTCCGATACCGCGGCGCAGCGGGACGCCTCAGCCGAACTGCGCCCCGACGCCCGCCTGATTGCCCTGCACAGTGAGCGCGGCGACGCCCACAGCCGGCTGGAGAGCGCCCTGGCGGCGCTGGAAGGTGCAGCCTGGGGCATGACCCTGGCCGGCGAGGCCGCACTGGCCCGGCAGCTGCGGGCGCTGCTGGGTGCCGGTGTCCTGCGCACCGACCCCCGGCTGCCGCTGCGCCGTGACCTGCTGGCCGAAGCCGGGCTGGCCGCCGCCGGCCTGGATGGGGACTGGCGGGGCGCAGTCGCGGTCTGGCTGCTGGAACCCGGCGAGGAAGACCTGCGCCGCGCCGAACGGGCCGGTGTGCCGGTGATCGTAGACGCCACGCTGGCGCCCGGCGCCCACTGGCTGGCCGCCGGCGCACAGCATGTGACCTACCATCACGGCGCTGCCCTGACCGGCTTTGCCGACGGCGAACTGGCGCTGCTGTTCGGCGCAGGTGAGCGCCCCGCCCCGGCCGCGCCCGCCGCTGCCGACCTGACCGCCGCCCTGGCGCTGCGGGACGTGGCCACCCTGCCGCTGCGCCTGGCCCGCGCCGCTCAGACCGCCGCTAGCCTGGAACGCCAGCTGAGCGGCCGCGCCCTGCCGCTGGGACCCACCGCCCTGCTGCTGCCTCCCGAGGCGGCGGCGGCCACGGCGGCCCCACTGGGCGGTGTGCAGCCGGCCGCCCGCCCGGTGCAAGGAGGCGTCATCCTGACTCCTGGCCTGGCCGACGTGCGCCAGGTGCGCGCCCTGCTAAGCGGCCAGGATGGACAGGCTGAGGGAGGACGGGCCGAGGAAGACGGCAGCTGGGGAGAACGTACGGAACACAGGCGCGGCCGGCAGGACCACCGCAGTGGCCAGGCCAGCGGACAGACCAGCAGTCAGCAGACCGGGCACACGGCCGACCTGGCCCAGGCAGCGGCGGACGCCCGACCTGACCAGCGCCAGCAGCGTGGCCGCCCGGACGGCGAGCGTGAGCAGCCCCAGGCCCCCGCGGAGCGCCAGGAACGGCCACCGCGTCAGGAGCAGGGCAGCCGCCGCTTTCAGCGTACCGAGCGTTTTCAGGGCACCGAGCGTTCTCAGGGTGAGCGGGGCCAAGGGCAGCCGGCGCGGGAGCAGCGGACGCCGGGAGGCCGTCACAGCGGCCTGGAGCGCTTCGTCTTCGAGGCGCCGGCAGCTGGGCACGCGGCTTCTGCGCCGGCCCCCGCCGAGGCCCACCCGAACAGGCGAGGCACCGAAGAGCAGGGCATTGCCGAGCAAGGCACTGGTGAGCAGGGGACTAGCGAAGGGGCCGGCCGCCAGAAGGAAGCCAACACGCAGGACATCCAGGCCCGGGACACTGGCCGGAATGAGACCCAGCAGCGCGGCCGGCCGCCGCAAGCGGAGCAGCTGGAAGCCGAGCAGCCCAGTCCGCAACCTGCAGCACTGCAACCTGAAGCACCGCAGCCTGAAGTGCTGCAGCCCGACCTGCCCCTGCCGTCGGCGGCCCAACCCGGCAGCGGCAAGCCCGACCCGGCTGCCGACCTGACCGAGGAACAGAGCGCCGTGTTCGCCCGCCTGCGCGACTGGCGCAACGCTGAAGCCAGCCGGCAGGAAATCAGCCGCTTTATCGTGGCCAGCAACGCCACGCTGGCCGAAATTGCCCGCCGGGTGCCTTATACGGTCGAGGACCTGCAGTCCATCAAGGGCATGGGGCCGGCCCGCCTGAGCAAATACGGTGAAGCCATCGTTCAGGTGGTGCGCGGTACCCGCAACTGA
- a CDS encoding glycosyltransferase family 2 protein has translation MSQPAQPRFPTPAPVAVVIPAFNEEATVAEVARVALEFTPEVVVVSDGSSDLTVAAAQATGAQVLDLQPNGGKGAALYAGLQAAQAEWVVMLDADLTGLTPQHLHKLVRPVLAGELDMTIGVFEGGKFMSEWGNRLTPQLSGQRACRREWLLSVPRLPQERWPEPAITEHLENTGLRWDYVELPDMGQVLKEKKRGLVKGVVYRTRMYADLLTYRVRRRRDKPGK, from the coding sequence ATGAGTCAGCCCGCGCAGCCACGATTTCCGACCCCGGCGCCGGTGGCCGTGGTTATTCCTGCCTTCAACGAGGAAGCCACTGTGGCCGAAGTGGCGCGGGTGGCCCTGGAGTTCACGCCCGAAGTGGTGGTGGTGTCCGACGGCAGCTCTGACCTGACGGTCGCGGCGGCTCAGGCCACCGGCGCCCAGGTGCTGGACCTGCAACCCAACGGGGGCAAGGGTGCGGCCCTGTACGCCGGTCTGCAAGCGGCGCAGGCCGAGTGGGTGGTCATGCTGGATGCCGACCTGACCGGCCTGACCCCGCAGCACCTGCACAAACTGGTGCGCCCGGTGCTGGCCGGCGAGCTGGATATGACCATCGGCGTGTTCGAGGGCGGCAAGTTCATGTCGGAGTGGGGCAACCGCCTGACCCCGCAGCTGAGCGGGCAGCGGGCCTGCCGCCGCGAGTGGCTGCTCAGCGTGCCCCGGCTGCCGCAGGAGCGCTGGCCCGAGCCGGCCATCACCGAGCATCTGGAAAACACCGGCCTGCGCTGGGACTACGTGGAGCTGCCGGATATGGGGCAGGTGCTCAAGGAAAAAAAACGTGGTCTGGTCAAGGGGGTGGTGTACCGCACCCGGATGTACGCCGACCTGCTGACCTACCGGGTGCGGCGCCGGCGGGACAAGCCCGGCAAGTAA